A single window of Malus sylvestris chromosome 5, drMalSylv7.2, whole genome shotgun sequence DNA harbors:
- the LOC126623146 gene encoding probable glutathione S-transferase isoform X3, translating into MADEVVLLGFWSSPFGIRLRIALAEKGVVYEYKEEDIWNKSPLLLQMNPVHKKIPVLIHNGKPVSESLIALQYIDEVWNHKAPLLPSDSYLRAQARFWADFVDKKIFEFGRKLWATKGEEQNAAIKEFLDFIGVLERELGDKPFFGGDTLGFVDVTLISYYSWFLEYEKFGNFSVEAEHPEFIAWVKRCMEKESVSKSLPEQEKVYDYAMFLRKKFGIE; encoded by the exons ATGGCGGATGAGGTGGTGTTGTTGGGTTTCTGGTCAAGCCCATTTGGGATAAGACTGAGGATTGCTCTGGCTGAGAAGGGCGTTGTGTATGAGTACAAAGAAGAGGATATTTGGAACAAGAGCCCACTGTTGCTGCAGATGAACCCAGTTCACAAGAAGATCCCGGTTCTCATTCACAATGGAAAACCGGTCTCCGAGTCCCTCATTGCGCTTCAGTACATTGACGAAGTTTGGAATCATAAGGCTCCACTCTTGCCCTCTGACTCTTACCTCAGAGCCCAGGCCAGGTTCTGGGCTGACTTCGTCGACAAGAAG ATATTTGAGTTTGGGAGGAAGCTTTGGGCAACCAAAGGAGAAGAACAAAATGCAGCAATAAAAGAATTTCTCGACTTCATTGGCGTGTTAGAAAGAGAGCTTGGAGACAAGCCTTTCTTTGGGGGGGACACCCTCGGATTCGTGGACGTGACGCTTATTTCATACTATAGCTGGTTTCTTGAGTATGAGAAATTTGGCAACTTTAGTGTTGAGGCAGAGCACCCAGAATTTATTGCCTGGGTTAAGAGGTGCATGGAGAAGGAGAGCGTGTCCAAGTCACTTCCCGAGCAGGAAAAGGTCTACGATTACGCaatgtttttaaggaaaaagtTTGGAATTGAGTAG